One window of the Bartonella bacilliformis KC583 genome contains the following:
- the nhaA gene encoding Na+/H+ antiporter NhaA: MLDLSSNRLPNRASLITNRAFSAIERFLHIEAMSGVVLLLAAATALILANSQYTSLYEAFWHTPLGFNFGHFNLSWDLHFWVNDVLMTIFFLVAGMEIRREIHEGALASVKQAILPIVAAIGGVCIPAIIYLSFNFNGGHIYGWAVPTATDIAFALGILALLGKAIPSNLHIILLSLAIIDDIMAVLIIAFFYSTNLDPSGLAIAAAGIALVFFFQWISFASAWLYVLPGAIIWWGLMVTGIHPSLAGVILGMMTPVFPTRNLVSPLTTLSNAIQTLQEKNTNTDLHHISTTLKKMRKGQRDIVAPVIRIQKELHPWVAYGVMPIFAFANAGVSFANFDLASQKSFLIVLGIIIGLCIGKPLGILAASYLAVKSGLCRLPPHVTWTGILLIGFLAGIGFTMSIFVSMLAFQDIAQLNSAKIGVLCGSGLSALAGLGYGLIYIKNNKKTHNKP; encoded by the coding sequence ATGCTTGATTTATCCTCAAATCGCTTACCTAATCGTGCTTCCCTTATTACGAATCGTGCATTTTCTGCTATTGAACGCTTTCTCCATATTGAAGCTATGAGTGGAGTTGTTCTTTTATTGGCTGCAGCTACTGCACTCATACTTGCTAACTCTCAATATACTTCTTTGTATGAAGCCTTCTGGCATACACCTCTTGGCTTTAATTTTGGCCATTTCAACTTATCATGGGATTTACATTTTTGGGTCAATGACGTTCTTATGACCATCTTCTTCCTTGTCGCAGGGATGGAAATTCGGCGCGAAATTCATGAAGGTGCTCTTGCCAGCGTCAAACAAGCCATTTTGCCAATTGTTGCTGCAATAGGCGGAGTTTGTATTCCTGCTATTATTTACCTTAGCTTCAATTTCAATGGCGGACACATCTACGGTTGGGCTGTACCTACAGCTACTGATATCGCTTTTGCTTTAGGTATTCTTGCTCTTCTTGGCAAAGCTATTCCTTCCAATCTCCATATCATTCTCTTATCATTAGCAATTATTGACGATATCATGGCCGTTCTTATTATTGCTTTTTTCTATTCAACCAATCTGGATCCTAGTGGTTTAGCCATTGCAGCAGCAGGCATTGCTTTGGTATTCTTCTTTCAATGGATCAGCTTTGCATCAGCATGGCTCTATGTTTTACCCGGTGCCATTATTTGGTGGGGGCTTATGGTAACAGGCATTCATCCATCACTTGCTGGTGTAATTTTAGGTATGATGACTCCAGTTTTCCCTACCCGTAATCTTGTATCTCCCCTTACAACACTAAGTAATGCAATTCAAACTCTTCAAGAAAAAAATACCAACACAGATCTACACCATATCTCAACCACACTGAAAAAAATGCGTAAAGGACAACGCGATATAGTTGCACCTGTAATACGCATCCAAAAAGAGCTACATCCATGGGTAGCATATGGTGTGATGCCAATTTTTGCCTTTGCTAATGCAGGAGTTAGCTTTGCAAATTTTGACCTTGCTTCTCAAAAATCATTCTTGATTGTGCTCGGTATTATTATTGGTCTATGTATTGGTAAACCGCTTGGTATCCTTGCAGCCAGCTATCTAGCAGTAAAATCAGGTCTATGCCGCCTTCCTCCCCATGTAACATGGACAGGCATATTATTGATTGGATTTTTAGCAGGTATTGGCTTTACAATGTCTATCTTTGTTTCAATGCTTGCTTTCCAGGATATTGCGCAACTAAATTCCGCAAAAATCGGTGTCCTATGTGGGTCAGGTCTTTCTGCTCTTGCTGGTCTTGGATATGGACTTATTTATATCAAGAACAATAAAAAAACGCATAATAAACCTTGA
- a CDS encoding tetratricopeptide repeat protein has product MSYDSFIHEVNEEFRQEKVYAFLKRHGFLVIVAAIIFILAIVGYQVYSHKKMNEARNIGDIFIKSLSLADSHDFDQAMNQLELVKASNFAGYPFLARLREASLLSEQGDAVRAVEMFDTVAFDEKAPQILQKVAKIQAAYILVDIGTLDDVKKRVQDIANDIDPMRISAREALGLAAYKADKMDEAVYYFQKISEEGNLGIKIVERAKIMLELIQAEGKVNKE; this is encoded by the coding sequence ATGTCGTACGATAGTTTTATTCATGAAGTCAATGAAGAGTTTCGTCAGGAGAAGGTCTACGCTTTTTTGAAACGTCACGGCTTTTTGGTTATTGTTGCAGCTATCATTTTTATATTAGCGATAGTTGGTTATCAAGTTTACAGCCATAAGAAAATGAATGAGGCTAGGAATATTGGTGATATATTTATAAAAAGTCTCAGTTTAGCAGACTCACATGATTTTGATCAAGCGATGAATCAGTTAGAGCTTGTTAAAGCATCTAATTTTGCAGGTTATCCTTTTCTTGCTCGTTTGCGTGAAGCTTCTTTATTAAGTGAACAAGGTGATGCTGTTCGAGCAGTAGAAATGTTTGATACGGTTGCATTTGATGAAAAGGCACCGCAGATTTTGCAGAAAGTAGCAAAAATTCAGGCCGCTTATATTTTGGTTGATATAGGCACATTGGATGATGTTAAAAAACGTGTTCAGGATATAGCAAATGATATTGATCCTATGCGCATATCTGCAAGGGAGGCTTTGGGTCTTGCTGCTTACAAAGCTGATAAGATGGATGAAGCTGTTTATTATTTTCAAAAAATTTCTGAAGAAGGTAATTTAGGGATAAAAATAGTTGAGCGAGCGAAAATTATGCTTGAGCTCATTCAAGCTGAAGGCAAGGTGAATAAGGAATAA
- the der gene encoding ribosome biogenesis GTPase Der: MSLTIAIVGRPNVGKSTLFNRLVGKKLALVDDKPGVTRDRRIHAARFQDLYFDVIDTAGLEEADDHTLEGRMRSQTKVAIDEADLILFVLDAKSGITSSDLNFASLVRKSEKPIVLVANKSESKAATEGKYEAWSLGLGEPCAISAEHGLGLSDLRDAIVDAVGKDKAFDNKKEEDTIIQSASVGDNGDDLEEEGCIYDESAPIRIAIAGRPNTGKSTLINSMLGQDRLLTGPEAGVTRDSISIDWEWRSRHIKLFDTAGLRRKSKIQEKLEKLSVTDTLRAIRFAEVVVIVFDSTAPFEKQDLQIVDLVIREGRVPIIAFNKWDLIENCQEILADLHEKCACLLPQVRGLRAVPLSGQYGQGIDKLMENITMIHRIWNRRISTGKLNRWLETVVTRHPPPAISGRRLKVKYITQIKTRPPGFMISCSRPEVMPQSYLRYLSNGLRDAFDMPGVPIRLSLRTSDNPFVGSAKK, translated from the coding sequence ATGAGCCTTACCATTGCTATAGTGGGTCGCCCTAATGTTGGAAAGTCAACCTTATTTAATCGTCTGGTTGGGAAAAAATTAGCTCTGGTTGATGATAAGCCCGGTGTTACACGTGATCGGCGTATCCATGCTGCAAGGTTCCAGGATCTGTATTTTGACGTAATTGACACAGCTGGTTTGGAAGAAGCTGATGATCATACACTTGAAGGTCGTATGCGCTCTCAGACAAAGGTTGCTATTGATGAAGCAGATCTCATTTTGTTTGTGCTTGATGCAAAGAGTGGGATAACATCAAGTGATTTAAATTTTGCTTCTTTGGTGCGTAAATCAGAAAAACCAATTGTGCTTGTTGCTAACAAATCTGAATCAAAAGCAGCGACAGAAGGAAAATACGAAGCATGGTCATTGGGATTGGGGGAGCCTTGTGCAATATCTGCTGAGCATGGTTTAGGTCTTTCAGATCTTCGTGATGCAATTGTAGATGCTGTTGGTAAAGATAAAGCTTTTGATAATAAAAAAGAAGAAGATACAATTATACAATCTGCGTCTGTTGGTGATAATGGTGATGATCTAGAAGAAGAGGGGTGTATTTACGATGAAAGTGCACCTATTCGAATAGCAATTGCCGGTCGTCCGAATACAGGAAAATCAACACTCATTAATAGTATGTTGGGGCAGGATCGTTTGTTGACAGGGCCAGAGGCAGGCGTTACGCGTGATTCTATTTCTATAGATTGGGAATGGCGTAGCCGTCATATAAAACTCTTTGATACGGCAGGTTTGCGTCGAAAATCAAAAATTCAAGAAAAGTTAGAGAAACTCTCTGTTACAGATACCTTACGTGCGATCCGTTTTGCAGAAGTTGTGGTGATTGTTTTTGATTCAACTGCACCTTTTGAAAAGCAAGACTTACAAATTGTTGATCTTGTGATTCGTGAGGGACGCGTTCCTATTATTGCTTTCAATAAATGGGATCTTATTGAAAATTGCCAGGAAATATTGGCTGATTTGCATGAAAAATGTGCTTGTCTTCTTCCTCAAGTTCGTGGTTTGAGAGCTGTCCCTTTATCGGGTCAATATGGTCAAGGGATTGATAAGCTCATGGAAAATATCACGATGATTCACCGTATATGGAATCGTCGTATTTCTACAGGAAAACTCAACCGTTGGCTCGAAACAGTTGTAACACGTCATCCGCCGCCGGCGATTTCTGGGCGTAGACTTAAGGTTAAATATATAACGCAGATTAAGACACGCCCTCCTGGATTTATGATCTCTTGTTCACGACCAGAGGTTATGCCTCAATCATATTTGCGCTATCTTTCTAATGGCTTGCGCGATGCATTTGACATGCCAGGTGTCCCAATTCGATTATCGTTGCGGACATCTGATAATCCTTTTGTAGGAAGCGCAAAAAAGTGA
- a CDS encoding AtpZ/AtpI family protein, with the protein MAQGNKPVMPQRETEERKQEDFFHLENLADNLECRSRNLELSLIRKGVFKKQEAESDSKGSQNGVARAINLSSEFLASVIVGVVLGLMFDKLVGSLPWGLVFFLFLGFAAGVLNILRFVGYMTPSQLEHGILCQNKKISKSDIRG; encoded by the coding sequence ATGGCACAGGGCAATAAACCTGTTATGCCACAAAGAGAGACTGAAGAACGAAAACAAGAGGATTTTTTTCATTTAGAGAATTTGGCAGACAATTTGGAATGTCGTAGTCGCAATTTGGAGTTATCTTTAATACGCAAGGGAGTGTTCAAAAAACAAGAAGCTGAGAGCGATAGCAAAGGATCGCAGAATGGGGTGGCACGCGCTATTAATTTGTCGAGTGAGTTTTTGGCCAGTGTTATTGTAGGTGTTGTGTTGGGGTTAATGTTTGATAAATTAGTAGGTTCGTTGCCCTGGGGATTAGTATTTTTCCTTTTCCTTGGGTTTGCTGCTGGTGTATTGAATATTCTTCGGTTTGTGGGGTATATGACTCCCAGTCAATTAGAGCACGGCATATTATGCCAAAATAAAAAAATCAGTAAGTCCGATATACGAGGTTGA